A genomic window from Streptomyces sp. NBC_01429 includes:
- a CDS encoding helix-turn-helix transcriptional regulator gives MEREQLADFLRHRREAIRPAEVGIADGPRRRTAGLRREEVAMLAGMSVDYVVRLEQGRSSQPSTQLLGALARALRLSDDERAHLFHLAGHQPPPADGTARLARAGLVRMLDLLGDTPALVLSDLGEILAQNRTSVLLTGDSDGFSGDRRYAVYRWFTDPATRAASVPEEREHQSRQLVADLRATAGRRSGDPTVARLVDRLRAESADFRRLWSEHEVAVRRADRKTIAHPRVGRLLMDCETLMTPDYGQLLLVLTPANAEARERLELLRVLGVEEFPTGAADKPVR, from the coding sequence ATGGAACGTGAGCAGCTCGCCGACTTCCTGCGCCACCGCCGCGAGGCGATCCGCCCGGCCGAGGTGGGTATCGCCGATGGTCCCCGCCGCCGCACCGCCGGACTGCGCCGAGAAGAGGTGGCGATGCTCGCGGGCATGTCGGTGGATTACGTCGTACGCCTTGAGCAGGGCCGCAGCAGCCAGCCCTCGACCCAGCTGCTCGGCGCGCTGGCGCGGGCGCTGCGCCTTTCCGACGACGAGCGCGCCCACCTGTTCCACCTGGCCGGTCACCAGCCGCCGCCCGCAGACGGGACGGCGCGCCTGGCCCGCGCGGGTCTGGTGCGCATGCTCGATCTGCTCGGTGACACCCCGGCGCTGGTCCTGTCCGACCTGGGCGAGATCCTCGCCCAGAACCGGACGTCGGTGCTGCTGACGGGCGACAGCGACGGGTTCTCCGGCGACCGGCGCTATGCCGTGTACCGCTGGTTCACCGACCCCGCCACCCGCGCCGCCAGCGTGCCCGAGGAGCGGGAGCACCAGTCCCGCCAGCTCGTGGCCGACCTGCGCGCGACCGCCGGCCGCCGCTCCGGCGACCCGACCGTCGCGAGGCTCGTCGACCGGCTGCGGGCCGAGAGCGCCGACTTCCGGCGGCTCTGGTCCGAGCACGAGGTGGCGGTCCGGCGCGCCGACCGGAAGACCATCGCGCACCCACGGGTGGGGCGGCTGCTGATGGACTGCGAGACGCTGATGACGCCCGACTACGGGCAGCTGCTGCTGGTGCTCACTCCGGCGAACGCCGAGGCCCGCGAACGGCTGGAGCTGCTGCGGGTACTCGGCGTCGAGGAGTTCCCCACGGGGGCGGCGGACAAGCCCGTACGGTGA
- a CDS encoding aldo/keto reductase, whose product MRTRTLGNTGPAVSALGLGAMGMSDAYGETDRAESIATVHAALEAGVTLIDTGDFYAMGHNELLLAEALRGRDRDSYQLSVKFGALRGPDQSFGGTDGRPEAVKNFLAYSLTRLGTDHIDIYRPARLDPAVPIEETVGAVKEMIDAGYVRHLGLSEVDAATIRRAHAVHPVADLQIEYSLISRAVEAEVLPTLRELGIGMTAYGVLSRGLISGHWSADRAGAPGDFRAFSPRFSEGNVAHNLTLVEALRRVAEAKGCTVAQLAIAWVAAQGEDIVPLVGARTRDRLAEALPALELELGADELAEIEKAVPPGAARGDRYPTAFMSSLGVGN is encoded by the coding sequence ATGCGCACACGAACCCTGGGCAACACCGGACCTGCCGTCTCCGCGCTGGGCCTCGGTGCGATGGGCATGTCCGATGCCTACGGCGAGACCGACCGCGCGGAGAGCATCGCCACCGTGCACGCCGCGCTGGAGGCAGGCGTCACCCTGATCGACACCGGCGACTTCTACGCCATGGGCCACAACGAGCTGCTGCTCGCCGAGGCGCTGCGCGGCCGGGACCGGGACAGCTACCAGCTGAGTGTGAAGTTCGGCGCGCTGCGGGGGCCCGACCAGAGTTTCGGCGGCACAGACGGCCGTCCCGAGGCGGTGAAGAACTTCCTCGCCTACTCCCTGACCCGGCTGGGCACCGATCACATCGACATCTACCGTCCCGCCCGGCTGGACCCGGCGGTACCGATCGAGGAGACGGTGGGCGCGGTCAAGGAGATGATCGACGCCGGGTACGTACGGCACCTCGGCCTCTCGGAGGTCGACGCGGCGACGATCCGCCGGGCGCACGCCGTGCACCCGGTCGCCGACCTCCAGATCGAGTACTCGCTGATCTCCCGCGCGGTGGAGGCGGAGGTCCTGCCCACGCTGCGGGAGCTGGGCATCGGCATGACGGCGTACGGCGTCCTCAGCCGCGGCCTCATCTCCGGACACTGGTCCGCCGACCGCGCCGGGGCGCCCGGCGACTTCCGCGCCTTCAGCCCGCGTTTCTCCGAAGGGAACGTGGCGCACAACCTCACCCTCGTGGAGGCGCTGCGCCGCGTCGCCGAGGCGAAGGGGTGCACCGTCGCCCAGCTGGCCATCGCCTGGGTGGCCGCACAGGGCGAGGACATCGTGCCGCTGGTCGGCGCCCGCACCCGCGACCGGCTGGCCGAGGCGCTGCCCGCGCTGGAGCTGGAACTCGGCGCGGACGAACTCGCCGAGATCGAGAAGGCGGTGCCGCCGGGCGCGGCACGCGGCGACCGGTACCCGACGGCGTTCATGTCGAGCCTCGGCGTGGGGAACTGA
- a CDS encoding aspartate kinase, which produces MGLVVQKYGGSSVADAEGIKRVAKRIVDAKKNGHQVVVVVSAMGDTTDELIDLAGQVSPIPAGREFDMLLTAGERISMALLAMAIKNLGHNAQSFTGSQAGVITDSVHNKARIIDVTPGRIRTALDEGNIAIVAGFQGVSQDKKDITTLGRGGSDTTAVALAAALNAEVCEIYTDVDGVFTADPRVVTKARKIDWISFGDMLELASSGSKVLLHRCVEYARRYNIPIHVRSSFSGLPGTWVSNEPQGDRKVEQAIISGVAHDTSEAKITVVGVPDKPGEAATIFRSIADNEINIDMIVQNVSAASTGLTDISFTLPKTEGRKAIDALEKLKPKIGFHSLRYDDQIAKISLVGAGMKTNPGVTAGFFEALSDAGVNIELISTSEIRISVVTRADEVTEAVRAVHTAFGLDSDSDEAVVYGGTGR; this is translated from the coding sequence GTGGGCCTTGTCGTGCAGAAGTACGGAGGCTCCTCCGTAGCCGATGCCGAGGGCATCAAGCGGGTCGCCAAGCGAATCGTCGATGCCAAGAAGAACGGCCACCAAGTGGTCGTCGTGGTGTCGGCGATGGGCGACACGACGGACGAGTTGATCGATCTCGCCGGGCAGGTATCCCCGATTCCCGCCGGGCGAGAGTTCGACATGCTGCTGACCGCCGGAGAGCGGATCTCCATGGCCCTGCTGGCCATGGCGATCAAAAACCTGGGGCACAACGCCCAGTCGTTCACCGGCAGCCAGGCGGGCGTCATCACCGACTCGGTCCACAACAAAGCGCGCATCATCGATGTCACGCCGGGCCGGATCCGTACCGCCCTCGACGAGGGCAACATCGCCATCGTCGCCGGGTTCCAGGGGGTGTCCCAGGACAAGAAGGACATCACCACCCTGGGCCGCGGCGGGTCGGACACCACCGCGGTCGCGCTCGCGGCCGCGCTGAACGCCGAGGTCTGTGAGATCTACACCGATGTGGACGGTGTCTTCACCGCCGACCCCCGGGTCGTGACGAAGGCCCGGAAGATTGACTGGATCTCCTTCGGTGACATGCTGGAGCTGGCGAGTTCCGGCTCCAAGGTGCTGCTGCACCGGTGCGTGGAATACGCCCGCCGATACAACATTCCGATCCATGTACGGTCCTCCTTCTCGGGGCTTCCCGGCACATGGGTCAGCAACGAACCGCAAGGGGACCGCAAGGTGGAGCAGGCCATCATCTCCGGTGTCGCCCATGACACCTCCGAGGCGAAGATCACGGTCGTCGGGGTCCCCGACAAGCCCGGCGAGGCCGCGACGATCTTCCGTTCCATCGCGGACAACGAGATCAACATCGACATGATCGTGCAGAACGTCTCCGCCGCTTCGACCGGTCTCACCGACATTTCCTTCACGCTTCCGAAGACCGAGGGCCGCAAGGCGATCGACGCGCTGGAGAAGCTGAAGCCGAAGATCGGCTTCCACTCGCTCAGGTACGACGACCAGATCGCCAAGATCTCGCTGGTCGGCGCGGGTATGAAGACCAACCCGGGCGTGACCGCCGGCTTCTTCGAGGCGCTGTCGGACGCGGGCGTGAACATCGAGTTGATCTCGACATCCGAGATCCGTATCTCGGTCGTCACGCGCGCGGACGAGGTCACCGAGGCGGTACGTGCCGTGCACACCGCGTTCGGTCTGGACAGCGACTCGGACGAGGCCGTGGTGTACGGCGGCACCGGGCGATAG
- a CDS encoding aspartate-semialdehyde dehydrogenase: MDGMPTLAVVGATGDVGSAVSVASVSSVSSVSSVMLQILSQHADVWGEIRLIAEPRADGGGTGQGPGGGTLLVRGEPTEIVALSEAAFDGVDVALFLVPDKVSAQWAPVAAAKGVVVIDRSAAFRLDPDVPLVVPEVNPHAVRARPRGIVASPGCATLSMIVAVGALHAEFGVSELVVSSYQAVSAAGRDGVGALREQLSLVAGTELGTRPGDVRRAVGDTTGPFAAPLALNVVPWAGDLEADGWSSEELAIREETRKVLGLPRLPVVATCVRVPVITAHSMSVHARFEREVTVERAHEILATSPGVVLFDNPGAADFPTPADVVGTDPTWVGRVRRSPDDPRALELFVCGDNLRKGAALNAAQIAEAVAVELTAEP, translated from the coding sequence ATGGACGGCATGCCGACGCTCGCGGTCGTGGGTGCGACCGGGGACGTCGGCTCTGCCGTTTCCGTCGCCTCCGTCAGCTCCGTCAGCTCCGTCAGCTCCGTCATGCTTCAGATCCTGTCGCAGCACGCGGATGTCTGGGGCGAGATCCGGCTCATCGCCGAGCCGCGCGCGGACGGCGGGGGTACGGGTCAGGGTCCGGGTGGCGGCACGCTGCTCGTACGGGGCGAGCCGACCGAGATCGTCGCGCTCTCCGAGGCCGCTTTCGACGGTGTCGACGTCGCGCTGTTCCTCGTACCGGACAAGGTGTCCGCCCAGTGGGCACCCGTCGCCGCCGCCAAGGGCGTGGTCGTCATCGACCGGTCGGCCGCCTTCCGGCTGGACCCGGACGTGCCGCTGGTCGTGCCCGAGGTGAACCCCCACGCCGTACGCGCCCGGCCGCGCGGCATCGTCGCGAGTCCGGGGTGCGCCACGCTGTCGATGATCGTGGCGGTCGGCGCGCTGCACGCGGAGTTCGGGGTGTCCGAGCTGGTCGTCTCGTCGTACCAGGCGGTCAGCGCGGCGGGCCGGGACGGTGTCGGCGCGCTGCGCGAGCAGCTCTCCCTGGTCGCGGGTACGGAGCTGGGCACGCGCCCGGGCGATGTGCGCCGGGCCGTGGGCGACACCACCGGGCCCTTCGCCGCACCGCTGGCGCTCAACGTGGTGCCGTGGGCGGGCGACCTGGAGGCGGACGGCTGGTCCTCGGAGGAGCTGGCGATCCGCGAGGAGACGCGCAAGGTCCTCGGCCTGCCGCGCCTGCCGGTGGTGGCGACTTGCGTGCGGGTGCCGGTGATCACCGCGCACTCCATGTCCGTACACGCGCGCTTCGAGCGGGAGGTCACCGTCGAGCGGGCGCACGAGATCCTGGCGACATCGCCGGGTGTCGTGCTGTTCGACAACCCGGGGGCCGCCGACTTCCCCACGCCGGCCGATGTGGTGGGCACCGATCCGACCTGGGTGGGGCGGGTGCGGCGGTCGCCGGACGACCCCAGGGCGCTGGAGCTGTTCGTGTGCGGCGACAACCTGCGCAAGGGCGCGGCCCTGAACGCCGCCCAGATCGCCGAGGCCGTCGCCGTCGA